The following are from one region of the Anaeropeptidivorans aminofermentans genome:
- a CDS encoding class I SAM-dependent methyltransferase, which yields MEEEKIISDFYNSRNENERFSSKHGMVEYIITRKYIDKYLHKECRILEVGAGTGRYALHYAHLGYEVDAVELVQSNLDILNRQILPTDNIRAVRGNGLDLSVYKDDTFDRTLVLGPMYHLFTYEDKMKCLNEALRVTKKGGLIFVSYCQFDASMMQAGFIRNMYDFLTDNELLDEESFLPISNPKGIFELYRKKQIDVLNEGLSVKRLNYVGTDMFTCYYKLEIDNMEDSLYEKYLAYTMSICENQNLVGLSNHTLDILEKI from the coding sequence ATGGAAGAAGAGAAAATCATATCGGACTTTTACAATTCCAGAAATGAGAACGAGCGTTTTTCATCAAAGCATGGCATGGTAGAATATATTATTACCCGAAAATATATAGATAAATATCTTCATAAAGAGTGCAGGATACTTGAAGTAGGCGCCGGAACGGGAAGATATGCTCTCCACTATGCTCATTTAGGCTATGAAGTAGATGCGGTGGAGCTTGTTCAGTCAAATTTGGATATTTTAAACCGGCAGATACTTCCGACAGATAACATTAGAGCGGTTAGAGGAAACGGACTGGACCTTTCCGTATATAAAGACGATACTTTTGACAGAACTCTCGTACTCGGCCCCATGTATCATTTATTTACTTATGAGGATAAAATGAAATGCCTTAACGAAGCCCTTCGGGTAACTAAAAAAGGCGGTCTTATTTTCGTTTCCTATTGCCAGTTTGATGCGTCTATGATGCAGGCAGGCTTCATAAGAAATATGTATGATTTTTTAACCGATAATGAATTGCTGGACGAGGAGAGCTTTTTGCCTATAAGCAATCCCAAAGGCATTTTTGAACTGTACAGAAAAAAACAGATTGATGTTTTAAACGAAGGATTAAGCGTTAAGCGCTTGAACTACGTGGGTACAGATATGTTTACTTGTTATTACAAGCTTGAAATAGACAACATGGAAGATAGTCTATATGAAAAATACCTTGCATACACAATGAGTATTTGCGAAAACCAAAACCTTGTAGGGCTTTCTAACCATACACTGGACATTCTGGAAAAGATATAA
- a CDS encoding D-2-hydroxyacid dehydrogenase: MLFMLVRKLHLYRDNQSNELWQSEGDVLQVAGSTALVIGMGDIGTEFAKRMKAMGSYVIGVRRSNTKKSEYADEIHLIDDLDELIKRADIISLSVPETEDTKQILSKERIGLLKENAIIINVGRGTAIDTEALCDALYENKIWGAGLDVTDPEPLPEGHRLWKAKNLVLTPHVSGGYSLKSTYNRILDICINNYKAFVNGEEMKNVVDFKRGY; this comes from the coding sequence ATGCTTTTTATGCTTGTAAGAAAACTCCATCTTTATAGGGACAATCAGAGCAATGAGCTTTGGCAGAGCGAAGGCGATGTGCTTCAAGTAGCAGGCTCTACCGCTTTAGTCATTGGAATGGGTGATATAGGAACAGAATTTGCCAAAAGAATGAAGGCAATGGGAAGCTATGTAATAGGTGTAAGAAGAAGCAATACGAAAAAATCAGAATATGCCGATGAAATTCATTTAATAGACGACCTTGATGAACTTATAAAAAGAGCGGATATCATCTCTCTTTCCGTGCCTGAAACGGAAGATACAAAGCAGATTCTTTCAAAGGAAAGAATAGGGCTTTTGAAAGAAAACGCCATAATAATAAACGTAGGCAGGGGAACGGCAATCGATACCGAGGCCCTTTGCGACGCTCTTTATGAAAACAAAATATGGGGTGCCGGCCTTGACGTTACAGACCCTGAGCCTCTTCCGGAGGGCCATAGGCTTTGGAAGGCAAAAAATCTTGTTTTAACTCCTCATGTATCCGGCGGGTATAGCTTAAAATCTACTTATAACAGAATACTGGATATTTGCATCAATAATTACAAGGCTTTTGTAAATGGAGAAGAAATGAAAAACGTAGTTGATTTTAAGAGGGGATATTAA
- a CDS encoding DUF2500 domain-containing protein encodes MFEPFNMMMISFVTVILFSVITTVIFKITKELSSNSLKTAILSQAKVLELNRGFDRKGPGIRLFNKRPFAKCFALFELEGRELKEFLIPSKDYKYMSEGDEGNLLYSENNYINFSKKIKSHMYSKTTLK; translated from the coding sequence ATGTTTGAACCGTTTAATATGATGATGATTTCTTTTGTAACTGTTATTTTATTTTCTGTTATAACAACAGTTATATTTAAAATAACAAAGGAATTATCAAGCAATTCTTTAAAAACAGCAATCCTTTCACAAGCAAAGGTTTTAGAGCTTAATCGGGGCTTTGACAGGAAAGGGCCAGGTATAAGGCTATTTAACAAAAGGCCTTTTGCGAAATGCTTTGCCCTGTTTGAGCTTGAAGGCAGGGAGCTAAAGGAGTTTCTCATTCCTTCAAAAGACTATAAATATATGTCTGAAGGAGACGAGGGGAACCTGCTTTATTCTGAAAATAATTATATCAATTTCTCTAAAAAAATAAAAAGCCATATGTATAGTAAAACAACTTTAAAGTAG
- a CDS encoding creatininase family protein, with protein sequence MRLEMISWAIAKEYFERKDIVVLPVGSIENHGAHLALGTDYLVPVKLVEMLEKRLDVLFAPALPYGNADNHMSFPGTVSLGEEGLYQTVKSIVMSLYNHGARKVVFLNGHGGNINALSRVGIDLNRKGGLSAILNWWLITPALNEKWAGGHAGAHEASTVMAINENYVYLDRAEDTELINLSENLISNNLNGVFYKNINIPVPRFTENITKTGWAGSDHPKEANAQWGQDMLNGLCDFYADFIEEFEKIKL encoded by the coding sequence ATGAGACTTGAAATGATAAGTTGGGCAATAGCAAAGGAGTATTTTGAAAGAAAAGATATTGTTGTACTTCCTGTGGGAAGCATAGAAAACCACGGTGCTCACTTAGCTTTGGGCACAGATTATCTTGTGCCTGTGAAGCTTGTGGAAATGCTTGAAAAAAGACTGGATGTTTTATTTGCTCCTGCGCTTCCTTATGGAAATGCAGATAATCATATGAGTTTTCCCGGAACTGTTTCTTTAGGAGAAGAAGGCCTTTATCAGACAGTAAAATCCATTGTCATGAGCCTTTATAACCACGGGGCAAGAAAGGTTGTTTTCTTAAACGGGCACGGCGGAAACATTAACGCTTTATCAAGAGTAGGCATAGACCTTAACAGAAAAGGCGGTCTTTCTGCCATATTAAACTGGTGGCTTATAACACCTGCTTTAAATGAAAAATGGGCAGGGGGGCATGCAGGGGCTCATGAAGCTTCTACAGTGATGGCCATAAACGAAAATTACGTGTATTTAGATAGAGCCGAGGATACGGAGCTTATAAATTTAAGTGAAAATTTAATCTCTAATAATTTAAACGGGGTATTTTATAAAAATATCAATATTCCTGTTCCGCGGTTTACGGAAAACATTACAAAAACCGGCTGGGCAGGAAGCGACCACCCGAAAGAGGCAAATGCTCAATGGGGGCAGGATATGCTGAATGGTCTCTGTGATTTTTATGCGGATTTTATAGAGGAATTTGAAAAGATAAAACTTTAA
- a CDS encoding AroM family protein yields the protein MLKKIGFITVGQSPRKDVVPEMAIHLGKDIEILEAGALDGLTLAEIEEFKPEEGDLVLASTLRDGTAVVFAEKYIKDRLQDCIYKLEEEGADLIAFICTGDFPWKFQSNVPIIFPSEVLRSAATPFVFHKGLTVFTPDEKQMEYSKNKWKHIDNVKTIAANPYKGMEGIINAGKQIPKESCDLIVLDCIGYNLEMQNTLKEMTNIPVMTARSVLARLLGEIF from the coding sequence ATGCTTAAGAAAATCGGTTTCATAACCGTAGGACAGTCACCGAGAAAAGATGTTGTTCCTGAAATGGCCATACATTTAGGAAAAGATATTGAAATTCTCGAAGCCGGAGCCTTAGACGGTCTTACCCTTGCAGAAATTGAAGAGTTTAAGCCTGAAGAAGGGGACCTTGTTCTTGCCTCTACCTTAAGAGACGGAACAGCGGTTGTCTTTGCTGAAAAGTATATTAAAGACAGGCTTCAAGACTGTATTTACAAGCTGGAAGAGGAGGGTGCCGACCTTATTGCATTCATATGCACAGGCGATTTCCCATGGAAATTTCAATCAAATGTTCCTATTATATTCCCGTCGGAGGTTCTTAGGTCCGCTGCAACCCCTTTCGTTTTCCATAAGGGCCTTACAGTGTTTACCCCTGATGAAAAGCAGATGGAATATTCCAAAAACAAATGGAAGCATATCGATAATGTAAAAACCATAGCCGCAAACCCCTATAAGGGTATGGAAGGCATCATAAACGCAGGAAAGCAAATCCCTAAAGAAAGCTGTGACCTTATTGTATTGGACTGTATAGGCTATAACCTTGAAATGCAAAATACCCTTAAGGAAATGACAAATATCCCGGTTATGACTGCTCGTTCTGTTCTTGCAAGGCTTTTGGGAGAGATTTTTTAA
- the rd gene encoding rubredoxin gives MDKYVCVVCGYVYDPEVGDPDSGIAPGTAFEDIPDDWVCPLCGVSKDDFEKQ, from the coding sequence ATGGATAAATATGTATGCGTAGTATGCGGATATGTTTATGATCCGGAGGTAGGCGATCCTGACAGCGGGATAGCTCCGGGAACAGCTTTCGAGGATATACCTGATGATTGGGTTTGCCCCCTTTGCGGTGTAAGCAAAGACGATTTTGAAAAACAATAG
- a CDS encoding DUF1177 domain-containing protein — protein sequence MLIKQIMEVYDLLDRADASGAMVKEFFENYGAKDVTVKKFTGEKGSTDFIKIKIAGKNGKSNGGNAPTLGILGRLGGLGARPEMIGFVSDGDGALVSLATALKLIDMQNKGDFLFGDVVIHTHICPNAPTSPHEPVPFMGSPVDMATVNAEEVSGDLDAILSIDTTKGNRVINTRGFAISPTVKEGYILKISNDLLEIMQTVTGKLPYVFPITMQDITPYGNELYHLNSILQPATATNAPVVGVAITTETAVAGCATGATHFSDLECCGRFAVEVAKYFGQNKCPFYDEDEFGKIVKRYGNMHHLQTKGNE from the coding sequence ATGTTAATCAAACAAATCATGGAAGTTTACGACTTACTTGACAGAGCAGACGCCAGCGGTGCAATGGTCAAGGAATTCTTTGAAAACTACGGCGCAAAAGATGTTACAGTAAAGAAATTTACAGGTGAAAAAGGCTCTACCGATTTTATAAAAATAAAAATAGCCGGTAAAAACGGAAAATCCAACGGCGGAAACGCACCTACGCTCGGTATTTTAGGAAGGCTTGGGGGATTAGGTGCAAGACCTGAAATGATCGGCTTTGTTTCAGACGGAGACGGCGCTTTAGTATCTCTTGCCACCGCCTTAAAGCTTATTGATATGCAAAACAAAGGCGATTTTCTCTTTGGAGACGTAGTAATCCATACCCATATATGCCCCAATGCACCTACATCGCCTCATGAGCCTGTGCCTTTTATGGGTTCTCCTGTAGATATGGCAACGGTTAACGCCGAAGAAGTAAGCGGAGACCTTGATGCAATCCTTTCCATAGACACAACAAAGGGAAACAGAGTAATCAATACCAGAGGCTTTGCCATATCTCCTACCGTTAAGGAAGGCTATATTTTAAAAATAAGCAATGACCTTCTCGAAATTATGCAGACCGTTACCGGAAAGCTTCCCTATGTATTTCCTATTACCATGCAGGATATTACCCCTTACGGAAACGAGCTTTACCATTTAAACAGCATTCTCCAGCCCGCCACGGCAACCAATGCCCCTGTTGTGGGTGTAGCCATAACCACTGAAACAGCTGTTGCCGGCTGCGCAACGGGAGCGACTCATTTTTCCGATTTGGAATGCTGCGGCAGATTTGCAGTGGAGGTTGCAAAATACTTCGGCCAGAATAAATGCCCCTTCTACGATGAAGATGAGTTCGGAAAAATAGTAAAAAGATACGGAAATATGCATCATTTGCAGACGAAGGGAAACGAATAA